The following are from one region of the Candidatus Kinetoplastibacterium crithidii genome:
- a CDS encoding biotin--[acetyl-CoA-carboxylase] ligase, which produces MLQILKKNLPMFHNIEWTESIDSTNTSLIKKIKANYIKTPYLEGTNNQFAGRGRQGKKWISNNDLTFSCAFNIKIHSINLPSIAIVAGISACESLRELVCDNNACLTLKWPNDIQWSNKKVSGILVETIKDHKRDNCYFAIIGIGINLNKSIDKSTDLNRPITDLSEITNQSIINREKIIKIITTISESWYKDISILEKNGLQDFHERFKKIDYLFGKRIKIEKENKMIQDGIANGIDQFGHLTLKTISGVKSLYPDNISIYYKNDCSD; this is translated from the coding sequence ATGTTACAAATTTTGAAAAAAAACTTACCAATGTTTCATAATATTGAGTGGACTGAATCAATAGATTCTACTAACACAAGCTTAATAAAAAAAATAAAAGCGAATTATATCAAAACACCCTATTTAGAAGGAACTAACAACCAATTTGCTGGCAGAGGAAGACAAGGAAAAAAATGGATAAGCAATAATGATCTAACATTTTCTTGTGCTTTTAATATTAAAATTCATTCTATTAATTTGCCATCAATTGCTATTGTAGCAGGAATAAGTGCTTGTGAGTCACTAAGAGAATTAGTATGTGATAATAATGCATGCCTAACACTAAAATGGCCAAATGATATTCAATGGAGCAACAAAAAAGTCTCTGGAATACTAGTAGAAACAATTAAAGATCATAAAAGAGATAATTGTTACTTTGCGATAATAGGTATAGGTATTAATTTAAATAAATCGATTGATAAGTCAACTGATCTTAATAGGCCGATAACTGATTTATCTGAAATAACTAATCAATCTATTATTAACCGTGAAAAAATTATAAAGATAATAACTACAATATCAGAATCATGGTACAAAGATATATCTATTTTGGAAAAAAATGGTTTACAAGATTTCCATGAACGATTCAAGAAAATTGATTATTTATTTGGGAAGAGAATCAAAATTGAGAAAGAAAACAAAATGATCCAAGATGGAATAGCAAATGGTATAGATCAATTTGGACATCTAACCTTGAAGACAATATCTGGTGTAAAATCATTATATCCTGATAATATATCTATTTACTATAAAAATGATTGTTCTGATTGA
- a CDS encoding type III pantothenate kinase: MIVLIDSGNSRIKIGWLDYRMSIAHREPHAAIFDNLNIKSLGQWIITLPRTPLYAIGSNVAGKQRESIITHELNSIGCKIKWISAEKELLGLTNNYEQPLLLGSDRWASMIGVLSRQSKEHPPLIVASFGTATTIDIISPDNIFIGGIILPGTFMMRQALTNGTANLPMTHVNTTNFPTDTVKAINSGIVAAQTGALLHQYNAAFNKYKQIPKIYVTGGVWPELETEIRSLIEKNRLPNQQPTKIDYLDRLVLDGLACIAKLDFK, encoded by the coding sequence ATGATTGTTCTGATTGACTCTGGTAATAGTAGAATAAAAATCGGCTGGCTAGATTATAGAATGAGCATTGCTCATCGTGAACCTCATGCCGCTATATTTGATAATTTAAATATAAAATCTCTTGGCCAATGGATTATTACCTTACCAAGAACTCCATTATATGCAATTGGGTCTAATGTAGCAGGTAAACAAAGAGAATCTATAATTACTCATGAATTAAATTCTATTGGTTGTAAAATAAAATGGATTTCTGCTGAAAAAGAACTATTAGGATTAACTAATAATTACGAACAACCATTATTATTAGGATCTGATAGATGGGCATCTATGATAGGAGTTCTATCTAGACAATCAAAAGAACACCCTCCTCTTATTGTAGCTAGTTTTGGTACTGCAACTACTATAGATATAATAAGTCCTGACAATATATTTATAGGAGGCATTATATTACCAGGAACTTTTATGATGAGACAAGCATTAACTAATGGTACTGCTAACCTACCAATGACTCATGTTAATACAACAAATTTTCCTACAGATACTGTAAAAGCAATAAATTCTGGTATCGTAGCAGCACAAACAGGAGCATTGTTACATCAATATAATGCAGCATTTAATAAATATAAACAAATACCAAAAATTTATGTTACTGGAGGAGTATGGCCAGAATTAGAAACTGAAATTCGTTCATTAATAGAGAAAAATAGATTACCTAATCAACAACCAACAAAAATTGATTATTTGGATAGACTAGTTTTAGATGGCCTAGCATGTATCGCCAAACTAGATTTTAAATAA
- the aspS gene encoding aspartate--tRNA ligase yields the protein MRSCYIGQVSNKFLGQNIVLYGWVHRRRDHGGVIFIDLRDHTGLIQIVFDPKNSCFSLAETLRNEYCISVEGVVRFRPDGTKNIDLVSGDIEINCVKLEIFNSARSLPFNLDDINLSETTRLSNRVLDLRRPLMQTNLRTRYNVSKLVRKFLDDSGFIEIETPILTKSTPEGARDYLVPSRVHDGHFFALPQSPQLFKQMLMVSGFDRYYQVTRCFRDEDLRADRQPEFTQIDCELSFTNEQEVRSIFEKMIRNIFKILKNIDLPDPFPVLSWEEALSCYGSDKPDLRINLKLSNVTDIVRNVDFKIFSSVASDADGKVVALRVPGGISISRSDIDSYTKFVGIYGASGLAYIKIINLDNGRDGMQSPIIKNICDSALHLLMERVGAEDGDIIFFCADKSKIVYDALGALRLKIGNSKFAKDTGLFTNDWKPLWVVDFPMFEYDENDKRYVAIHHPFTSPKDGHEIFLEEGSYNKVFSKAYDMVLNGWEIGGGSIRIHKEEIQKKVFKALNFTEETAKARFGFLLDALQYGAPPHGGIAFGLDRLVAILTSSESIRDVIAFPKTQRAQCLLTQAPSLIAENHLEELHISINSDS from the coding sequence ATGCGTAGCTGCTATATCGGTCAGGTTTCTAATAAGTTTCTTGGTCAGAATATTGTGTTATATGGTTGGGTTCATCGTCGTCGTGATCATGGAGGGGTAATATTTATAGATCTGAGAGATCATACTGGGTTGATACAAATAGTTTTTGATCCCAAGAATTCTTGTTTTTCTTTAGCAGAAACACTACGCAATGAGTATTGTATTAGTGTAGAGGGTGTTGTTCGATTTAGACCTGATGGAACAAAAAATATCGATTTAGTATCAGGTGATATAGAGATTAATTGTGTTAAATTAGAAATTTTTAACTCAGCAAGATCATTACCTTTTAATTTAGATGATATCAACTTATCCGAAACCACAAGACTTTCTAACAGAGTTTTAGATTTGCGAAGACCATTAATGCAAACAAATCTAAGGACTAGATATAATGTGTCTAAGTTAGTCAGGAAATTTTTAGATGACTCTGGATTTATAGAGATTGAAACTCCTATTTTAACAAAAAGTACTCCAGAAGGAGCGCGTGATTATTTAGTTCCTTCACGTGTTCATGATGGTCATTTTTTTGCATTACCTCAATCTCCACAATTGTTTAAACAAATGCTAATGGTTTCTGGATTTGATAGATATTATCAAGTTACGAGATGTTTTCGTGATGAGGATTTACGTGCTGATAGACAGCCTGAATTTACCCAAATTGATTGTGAATTATCATTTACAAATGAGCAAGAGGTTCGTTCTATTTTTGAAAAAATGATTAGAAATATTTTTAAAATATTAAAGAACATTGATTTACCTGATCCTTTTCCAGTGCTTTCATGGGAAGAGGCCTTGAGTTGTTATGGCTCAGATAAACCTGATCTTCGTATTAATTTGAAATTATCAAATGTTACAGATATTGTTAGAAATGTTGATTTTAAAATATTTTCTTCTGTAGCTTCGGATGCTGATGGTAAAGTCGTTGCTTTAAGAGTACCTGGTGGCATTTCCATTTCTAGGAGCGATATTGATAGTTATACTAAATTTGTTGGTATATATGGAGCAAGTGGGTTAGCTTACATTAAGATTATTAATCTTGATAATGGACGTGATGGTATGCAATCACCTATCATAAAAAATATTTGTGATAGTGCTCTCCATCTATTAATGGAGAGAGTTGGAGCTGAAGATGGTGATATTATTTTCTTTTGTGCAGATAAAAGTAAGATTGTATATGATGCACTTGGAGCCTTGAGATTAAAAATAGGAAATAGCAAATTTGCTAAGGATACTGGATTGTTTACTAATGACTGGAAACCGCTTTGGGTTGTAGACTTTCCGATGTTTGAATATGATGAGAATGATAAACGTTATGTTGCTATACATCATCCTTTTACAAGTCCTAAAGATGGACATGAGATTTTTCTAGAAGAAGGATCTTATAATAAAGTATTTTCCAAAGCATATGATATGGTTTTAAATGGATGGGAGATAGGAGGAGGGTCTATTCGTATTCATAAAGAAGAGATACAAAAAAAAGTATTTAAAGCGCTAAATTTTACAGAGGAAACAGCTAAAGCTAGATTTGGCTTTTTGTTAGATGCTTTGCAATATGGAGCTCCTCCTCATGGAGGTATTGCCTTTGGTTTGGATAGACTAGTTGCTATACTTACTTCCTCTGAGTCTATTAGAGATGTTATTGCTTTTCCAAAAACACAAAGAGCCCAGTGCTTACTAACACAGGCCCCTTCATTAATAGCAGAGAATCATTTGGAAGAATTGCATATTAGTATTAATAGTGATAGTTAA
- a CDS encoding DUF502 domain-containing protein, which translates to MLKKYFITGLLIWVPLVITLWVLNLLVSILDAFVPKFLSSQSLFGCNIPGFQLILVFIVIWITGLLAANLIGRTILKYWEFILGRIPLVRSIYNSVKQVSDTILSSESQSFRKAVLIQYPRESCWTIAFLTGVPKDSLLSGLSDKYVSVYVPTTPNPTSGYFLIVNEKEIIPLNITVDNALKYIVSMGVVAPKD; encoded by the coding sequence ATGTTAAAAAAATATTTCATTACTGGTTTATTGATTTGGGTTCCCCTGGTTATTACTTTATGGGTGCTAAATTTATTAGTTAGTATTCTCGATGCATTTGTACCTAAATTCTTATCTTCACAGTCACTATTTGGATGTAATATACCAGGGTTTCAATTGATATTAGTATTTATAGTGATTTGGATTACTGGTTTATTAGCCGCTAATTTGATTGGACGTACTATTTTGAAGTATTGGGAGTTTATATTAGGACGTATACCGTTGGTACGTTCTATATATAATTCTGTTAAACAAGTTAGTGATACTATTTTGTCTTCGGAGAGTCAGTCGTTTCGGAAGGCTGTTTTAATACAATATCCTAGGGAATCTTGTTGGACAATAGCTTTTTTGACTGGAGTTCCTAAGGATTCGTTATTATCTGGTCTGTCTGATAAATATGTCAGTGTTTATGTACCGACGACACCGAATCCTACATCCGGTTATTTTTTGATTGTGAATGAAAAGGAAATCATACCTTTGAATATAACTGTTGATAATGCTTTGAAATATATTGTATCTATGGGAGTAGTTGCTCCTAAGGATTAA
- a CDS encoding zinc ribbon domain-containing protein codes for MPIYTYKCMTCGCVNDVLQKMNDNPIQKCPDCGSSSYSKQVTAPSFQLKGNGWYVTDFRDSKNNKSEKEQVTKSEKPNDNSSTSDLSNN; via the coding sequence ATGCCTATTTACACCTATAAATGTATGACATGTGGTTGTGTCAATGATGTTTTACAAAAAATGAACGATAATCCTATTCAAAAGTGTCCAGATTGTGGTAGCAGTTCATATTCTAAGCAAGTTACAGCTCCTAGCTTTCAGTTAAAAGGAAATGGTTGGTATGTAACTGATTTTAGAGATAGTAAAAACAACAAGTCTGAAAAAGAGCAGGTAACAAAGTCTGAAAAACCAAATGACAATAGTAGTACTTCAGATTTATCTAATAATTAA